A region of Paraburkholderia sp. BL23I1N1 DNA encodes the following proteins:
- a CDS encoding sulfurtransferase: protein MPHTHYTTLISATNLAERLTAAPGSVFVIDCRFDLADTEAGEKAYLAGHLPGAHYLHLDRDLSGPKNGLNGRHPLPDRARLVETLESRGLKQGQQVVAYDAQGGMYAARAWWLLRWLGHDAVALLDGGLQAWQAAGHPLTQDAPAQNTGDFKAGAPLSVTVDAQTVERNLGTKERVVVDARANDRYRGENETLDRVGGHIPGALNRFFKDNLTADGRYKPAHTLREEFRALLGDTSPEHVVLQCGSGVTACVNALAMEVAGMHGAALYAGSWSEWSSDPKRPVATGPNP, encoded by the coding sequence AACCGCCGCGCCGGGCAGCGTGTTCGTCATTGATTGCCGTTTCGATCTGGCCGACACCGAGGCGGGCGAGAAAGCCTATCTGGCCGGGCATTTGCCGGGCGCGCATTATCTGCACCTCGATCGCGATCTGTCAGGGCCAAAGAACGGCCTCAATGGCCGCCACCCGCTGCCGGACCGCGCGCGGCTAGTGGAGACACTGGAGTCTCGCGGGCTCAAGCAGGGTCAGCAGGTTGTCGCCTATGACGCACAGGGCGGCATGTACGCCGCGCGCGCGTGGTGGCTGCTGCGTTGGCTCGGCCATGACGCGGTTGCGCTGCTCGACGGTGGATTGCAAGCCTGGCAGGCCGCCGGCCACCCGTTGACGCAAGACGCACCGGCGCAGAACACGGGCGACTTCAAAGCGGGCGCACCGCTTTCCGTCACCGTCGACGCGCAGACCGTCGAGCGCAATCTCGGCACGAAAGAACGCGTCGTGGTCGATGCGCGCGCGAACGATCGCTATCGCGGCGAGAACGAAACGCTGGATCGCGTCGGCGGCCATATTCCTGGCGCGCTCAACCGGTTCTTCAAAGACAACCTCACGGCCGACGGCCGCTACAAACCGGCGCACACGCTGCGTGAGGAGTTCCGCGCATTGCTGGGCGACACGTCACCGGAACACGTCGTCCTGCAATGTGGCTCGGGTGTGACAGCATGCGTGAACGCGCTCGCGATGGAGGTCGCCGGCATGCATGGCGCGGCGCTCTATGCGGGATCGTGGAGCGAATGGAGTTCCGATCCGAAGCGGCCGGTTGCAACGGGTCCGAATCCCTAA
- a CDS encoding AMP nucleosidase, whose product MNYDTNQRAVQIPANSFPTESFDDATEAVTRLSAIYEANTSFLRDAFARYRRNELFERRVRACYPFVRVRTEVNTHIDSRRSYGFVAGPGVFETTVTRPDLFGNYYREQLRLLAKNHHVKIEVGVSEQPIPIHFAFAEGIHLEGDLDRERLFLMRDVFDTPDLALLDDRIVNGTYEPPPGEPHPLALFTAARVDFSLHRLKHYTATSPTHCQNYVLYTNYQFYIDEFVKLGRTMMAHTDDEELRAYRSEYTSFVEPGDVITYNENLGEQAQEGTAPPRLPQMPAYHLKRADGSGITMVNIGVGPSNAKTITDHIAVLRPHAWIMLGHCAGLRNTQRLGDYVLAHGYVREDHVLDDDLPLWVPIPALAEVQVALERAVAQVTQLDGVELKRVMRTGTVASVDNRNWELRDHREPVQRLSQSRAVALDMESATIAANGFRFRVPYGTLLCVSDKPLHGELKLPGMADQFYRAQVDQHLQIGVKAMELLRMNGLHRLHSRKLRSFAEVAFQ is encoded by the coding sequence ATGAACTACGATACCAATCAACGCGCGGTGCAGATTCCCGCCAACAGCTTCCCAACCGAATCCTTTGACGACGCGACCGAGGCCGTCACGCGTTTGTCGGCGATCTACGAAGCGAACACCTCGTTCCTGCGCGACGCCTTCGCGCGCTACCGCCGCAACGAACTGTTCGAGCGACGGGTACGCGCCTGCTATCCGTTCGTCAGAGTGCGCACCGAAGTCAACACGCATATCGACTCGCGCCGCTCGTACGGTTTCGTTGCGGGCCCCGGCGTGTTCGAGACAACTGTCACGCGGCCCGATCTGTTCGGCAACTATTATCGTGAACAACTGCGCCTGCTGGCGAAGAACCATCACGTGAAGATCGAAGTCGGGGTGTCTGAACAGCCGATTCCGATTCACTTTGCCTTTGCCGAAGGCATCCATCTTGAAGGCGATCTCGATCGCGAACGCCTGTTCCTGATGCGCGACGTGTTCGACACGCCGGACCTGGCGCTGCTCGATGACCGCATCGTCAACGGCACGTATGAGCCGCCGCCGGGCGAGCCGCATCCGCTTGCGCTGTTCACGGCGGCGCGGGTGGATTTCTCACTGCATCGGCTGAAGCATTACACGGCCACCTCGCCCACGCATTGCCAGAACTACGTGCTGTACACGAACTACCAGTTCTATATCGACGAGTTCGTCAAACTCGGCCGCACGATGATGGCCCATACCGACGACGAAGAACTGCGCGCCTATCGCAGCGAATATACGTCGTTCGTCGAACCGGGCGACGTGATCACGTACAACGAAAATCTCGGCGAGCAGGCGCAGGAAGGCACGGCGCCGCCGCGTCTGCCGCAGATGCCCGCGTATCACCTGAAGCGCGCCGACGGCAGCGGCATCACGATGGTCAACATCGGTGTCGGGCCCTCGAACGCGAAGACGATCACGGACCACATCGCCGTGCTGCGTCCGCATGCGTGGATCATGCTTGGCCACTGCGCGGGTCTGCGTAACACGCAGCGTTTGGGCGATTACGTGCTGGCGCACGGCTATGTGCGCGAGGATCACGTGCTCGACGACGACTTGCCGCTGTGGGTGCCGATTCCTGCACTTGCCGAAGTGCAGGTGGCGTTGGAGCGTGCGGTTGCTCAGGTCACGCAACTGGATGGTGTCGAGTTGAAGCGGGTGATGCGCACGGGCACGGTGGCGAGCGTGGATAACCGTAACTGGGAGTTGCGCGATCATCGCGAACCGGTGCAGCGGCTGTCGCAAAGCCGTGCGGTCGCACTCGATATGGAAAGCGCGACGATCGCCGCCAATGGGTTCCGCTTCCGCGTGCCTTACGGCACGTTGTTATGCGTGTCGGACAAGCCCTTGCATGGCGAATTGAAACTGCCCGGTATGGCGGATCAGTTCTATCGCGCGCAAGTCGATCAGCATTTGCAGATCGGTGTGAAGGCGATGGAGTTGTTGCGCATGAACGGTTTGCATCGTTTGCATAGCCGCAAGTTGCGCAGCTTCGCGGAAGTGGCGTTTCAGTAA
- a CDS encoding dienelactone hydrolase family protein, which translates to MLKPDIDSLVPHVPFNRRTFIKAALGTGFAAAVLPVSAQTIHTDSDGLEAGEIGVRSGDTLVPAYRAQPKGKTHLPVIIVIHEAFGVHEHIADVCRRFAKLGYLAIAPDLFVREGDPMMLPTIQQISNQILSKVPDEQALDDLDATVAWAGEHGGDLNRLGVNGFCWGGRIAWLYAEHNPRLKTAVAWYGRVSGDHSATTPANPLDRVGDLHAPVLGLYGRQDQSIPQDTLAQMKQAIAQGPQAGRGSQFVVYDDAGHAFFADYRPSYKKADAEDGWRRALLWFKQHGVA; encoded by the coding sequence ATGCTGAAACCTGACATCGACAGCCTGGTCCCGCACGTTCCCTTCAATCGCCGTACCTTTATCAAGGCCGCACTCGGCACCGGATTCGCCGCAGCCGTGCTGCCGGTGTCGGCGCAAACCATCCATACCGATAGCGACGGTCTTGAAGCCGGCGAGATCGGCGTGCGTTCGGGCGATACGCTCGTGCCGGCCTATCGCGCGCAGCCGAAGGGCAAGACGCATCTGCCGGTGATCATCGTGATCCATGAGGCGTTCGGCGTGCACGAGCATATTGCCGACGTGTGCCGGCGCTTTGCCAAGCTCGGATATCTGGCGATCGCACCGGACCTGTTCGTCCGCGAGGGCGATCCGATGATGCTGCCGACCATCCAGCAGATCAGCAATCAGATTCTCAGCAAGGTGCCGGACGAGCAGGCGCTGGACGACCTCGACGCTACCGTCGCATGGGCGGGCGAGCACGGCGGCGACCTGAACCGGCTGGGCGTGAATGGCTTTTGCTGGGGCGGGCGGATTGCGTGGCTGTACGCGGAGCACAATCCGCGGCTCAAGACCGCGGTCGCCTGGTACGGACGCGTGAGCGGAGATCACAGCGCGACCACGCCCGCGAACCCGCTCGATCGTGTTGGCGATCTGCATGCGCCGGTGTTGGGGTTATACGGGCGGCAGGATCAAAGCATTCCGCAAGACACGCTTGCGCAGATGAAGCAGGCCATCGCGCAGGGTCCTCAAGCGGGCCGCGGCTCACAATTCGTCGTGTACGACGATGCAGGCCACGCGTTTTTCGCCGACTACCGGCCGAGTTACAAAAAGGCCGATGCCGAGGACGGCTGGCGGCGGGCGCTGCTCTGGTTCAAGCAGCACGGGGTCGCTTAG
- the polA gene encoding DNA polymerase I, with protein sequence MPEERSLEGKTLLLVDGSSYLYRAYHAMPDLRGPEGGPTGALYGMINMLRRMRKEVTAEYSACVFDAKGKTFRDDWYADYKANRPSMPDDLSRQIEPIHVAVRALGWPLLMIEGVEADDVIGTLSTEAEKRGMNVIVSTGDKDLAQLVSDHVTLINTMTNEKLDREGVIAKFGVPPERIIDYLSLIGDTVDNVPGVDKCGPKTAIKWLTQYETLDGIVAHADEIKGAVGDNLRRALDFLPMAKKLVTVERQCDLTGHIVSIEESLESRPESREELRDVFTRNGFKTWLREVEVAEAVEGPETDVPPALTVDHERHYDTVQTWEQFDSWLEKINAAGLTAFDTETTSLDPMTAQIVGLSFSVEPGYAAYVPVAHRGPDAPVQLPRDEVLAKLKPWLESAEHKKVGQHMKYDEQVLANYGIEMRGVEHDTLLESYVLESHRTHDMDSLALRHLGIKTIKYEEVAGKGASQIGFDEVALETAAEYAAEDADITLRLHQALYPQVAAEKTLDYVYRDIEVPTSRVLRKMERTGVLIDAEKLRAQSTEIAARLIQLESEAYVLAGGEFNLGSPKQIGQIFFEKLELPVIKKTPSGAPSTDEEVLQKLAEDYPLPKILLEHRGLSKLKSTYTDKLPRMVNATTGRVHTNYAQAVAVTGRLASNDPNLQNIPVRTGEGRRIREAFIAPPGHRLVSADYSQIELRIMAHISGDESLLRAFSQGEDIHCATAAEIFSVTPLEVSNDQRRVAKVINFGLIYGMSAFGLAANLGITRDAAKLYIDRYFARYPGVARYMDETRLSAKAKGYVETAFGRRLWLPEINGGNGPRRQAAERAAINAPMQGTAADLIKLSMIAVQKWIEESKVGTRMIMQVHDELILEVPDAELSDVRKRLPELMCGVAALKVPLVAEVGAGLNWEEAH encoded by the coding sequence ATGCCTGAAGAACGAAGCCTAGAAGGTAAGACCCTGCTATTGGTCGACGGTTCGAGTTATCTGTACCGGGCCTACCATGCGATGCCTGATCTGCGCGGACCCGAAGGTGGTCCGACGGGTGCGCTCTATGGAATGATCAACATGCTGCGGCGCATGCGCAAGGAAGTCACAGCAGAGTATAGCGCGTGCGTGTTCGACGCCAAGGGCAAAACATTCCGTGACGACTGGTATGCCGACTATAAGGCGAACCGCCCGTCGATGCCGGACGACCTCTCGCGTCAGATCGAGCCGATTCACGTCGCCGTGCGCGCGCTCGGCTGGCCACTCCTGATGATCGAAGGCGTCGAAGCCGACGACGTGATCGGCACGCTCAGCACCGAGGCGGAAAAACGCGGCATGAATGTGATCGTGTCGACTGGGGACAAGGATCTGGCGCAGCTCGTGTCGGATCATGTCACCCTCATCAATACGATGACTAATGAGAAGCTCGACCGCGAAGGCGTGATCGCCAAATTCGGCGTGCCGCCGGAGCGCATCATCGACTACCTGTCGCTGATCGGCGATACCGTCGACAACGTGCCAGGCGTCGACAAATGCGGGCCGAAAACGGCGATCAAATGGCTGACGCAGTACGAGACACTCGATGGCATCGTCGCACATGCGGACGAAATCAAAGGTGCGGTAGGAGACAATCTGCGACGTGCGCTCGATTTTCTGCCGATGGCGAAGAAACTCGTCACCGTCGAGCGTCAGTGCGATCTGACCGGCCATATCGTGTCGATCGAAGAAAGCCTGGAAAGCCGGCCGGAATCGCGCGAAGAACTACGCGACGTCTTCACGCGCAACGGCTTCAAGACCTGGCTGCGTGAGGTGGAAGTCGCAGAAGCCGTGGAAGGTCCCGAGACCGATGTGCCGCCGGCGCTCACTGTGGATCACGAACGTCACTACGACACGGTGCAAACCTGGGAGCAGTTCGACTCCTGGCTTGAGAAAATCAATGCCGCCGGGTTGACGGCGTTCGATACCGAAACCACCTCGCTCGATCCGATGACCGCGCAAATCGTGGGGTTGTCGTTCTCGGTCGAACCTGGCTATGCCGCTTATGTGCCGGTTGCGCATCGTGGTCCGGACGCGCCCGTGCAACTGCCGCGCGACGAAGTGCTGGCGAAGCTGAAGCCGTGGCTGGAAAGCGCCGAGCACAAGAAGGTCGGCCAGCACATGAAGTACGACGAACAGGTGCTGGCGAACTACGGCATCGAAATGCGCGGCGTCGAACACGACACGCTACTGGAATCGTACGTGCTCGAATCACACCGCACGCACGACATGGACAGCCTCGCGCTGCGCCATCTCGGCATCAAGACGATCAAGTACGAAGAGGTCGCGGGTAAAGGTGCGTCGCAAATCGGCTTCGACGAAGTCGCGCTGGAAACGGCCGCCGAATACGCGGCTGAAGACGCCGACATCACCTTGCGTTTGCATCAGGCCTTGTATCCGCAAGTGGCCGCGGAGAAAACACTCGACTACGTGTATCGCGACATCGAAGTGCCGACCTCGCGCGTCTTGCGCAAGATGGAGCGTACCGGCGTGCTGATCGACGCCGAGAAGCTGCGCGCGCAAAGCACTGAAATCGCCGCGCGTCTGATTCAACTGGAGAGCGAAGCGTACGTGCTGGCCGGCGGCGAATTCAATCTGGGTTCGCCGAAGCAGATCGGTCAGATCTTCTTTGAGAAGCTCGAATTGCCGGTGATCAAGAAGACCCCGAGCGGCGCGCCGTCCACCGATGAAGAAGTGCTGCAAAAGCTTGCCGAAGACTACCCGCTGCCGAAGATCCTGCTCGAACATCGCGGCTTGTCGAAACTGAAATCGACCTACACGGACAAGCTGCCGCGCATGGTCAACGCCACCACCGGCCGTGTCCATACGAACTATGCGCAGGCCGTGGCGGTCACGGGCCGGCTGGCGTCGAACGATCCGAACCTGCAGAACATCCCCGTGCGCACCGGCGAAGGCCGCCGCATTCGCGAGGCGTTTATCGCGCCTCCGGGCCACAGGCTCGTCTCCGCCGACTACTCGCAGATCGAGTTGCGCATCATGGCGCACATTTCCGGCGACGAATCGCTGCTGCGTGCCTTCTCGCAAGGGGAAGACATTCACTGCGCCACGGCGGCGGAAATTTTCAGCGTGACGCCGCTCGAAGTGTCGAACGATCAACGGCGTGTGGCGAAGGTCATCAACTTCGGCCTGATCTACGGCATGAGCGCGTTCGGCCTGGCCGCCAATCTCGGCATTACGCGCGATGCGGCCAAGCTGTATATCGATCGCTACTTCGCGCGTTATCCGGGCGTCGCGCGTTATATGGACGAAACGCGTCTGAGCGCGAAGGCCAAGGGCTACGTGGAAACAGCGTTCGGCCGCCGCCTGTGGCTGCCGGAGATCAACGGCGGCAACGGTCCGCGCCGTCAGGCAGCGGAGCGCGCGGCAATCAACGCGCCCATGCAAGGCACGGCCGCCGATCTGATCAAGCTGTCGATGATCGCGGTGCAGAAGTGGATCGAAGAGTCGAAGGTCGGTACGCGCATGATCATGCAGGTGCACGACGAACTGATTCTCGAAGTGCCGGACGCGGAATTGTCCGATGTACGCAAGCGCTTGCCGGAACTGATGTGCGGTGTCGCCGCGCTCAAAGTGCCACTGGTCGCTGAAGTGGGCGCCGGTTTGAACTGGGAAGAAGCGCATTGA
- a CDS encoding NAD(P)/FAD-dependent oxidoreductase produces the protein MHRFIVVGGGAGGLELATRLGDRYARNKNKSGIRAQVTLVDRNPTHIWKPLLHEVAAGSMDPFTQELEYAAQARWHGFEFQQGELTGLDRANKRLTLGTVLDDDGAELLPERQLEYDTLIVAIGSTTAFFGVKGAPEFSLALDTVSQAERFRKRLIAACMRAEHQVHEPVESNPGTTPSSEPRIQVAIVGGGATGVELSAELRNTAQVLSAYGLHKLDPRHDVGIVLIEAGPRILPALQERVSTATAELLTKLGVKLMIGETVAEVAPGMIRTASGKTVRADLTVWAAGIKAPAILSELDGLPVNRLGQLIVRRTLQTEVDDNIFALGDCAACPWPGNERNVPPRAQAAHQQASFLMKALAARLENKPLPEFTYRDFGSLVSLGHFSAVGNLMGGVIGGNMLIEGLFARFMYMSLYRLHIAALHGYARMVLDTFAHWLRRTTLPRVKLH, from the coding sequence ATGCATCGATTTATCGTCGTTGGCGGGGGCGCGGGGGGATTGGAGCTGGCGACGCGCTTAGGCGACCGCTATGCACGCAATAAAAACAAAAGCGGTATACGCGCGCAAGTCACGCTCGTCGACCGTAATCCAACCCATATCTGGAAGCCGCTGCTGCATGAAGTGGCAGCCGGCAGCATGGACCCGTTCACCCAGGAACTCGAATATGCGGCACAAGCGCGCTGGCATGGTTTCGAGTTTCAGCAGGGTGAGCTGACCGGTCTGGACCGTGCGAACAAACGTCTGACGCTCGGCACGGTGCTCGACGACGATGGCGCAGAACTGCTGCCCGAACGCCAACTCGAATACGACACGCTGATCGTCGCGATCGGCAGCACCACGGCGTTCTTCGGCGTGAAGGGCGCGCCCGAGTTTTCTCTCGCACTCGATACGGTCAGCCAGGCCGAGCGTTTCCGCAAACGCCTGATCGCGGCCTGTATGCGGGCCGAGCATCAGGTGCATGAACCTGTCGAATCGAACCCGGGCACGACGCCTTCCTCCGAGCCGCGCATCCAGGTGGCGATCGTCGGCGGCGGTGCGACGGGCGTCGAACTCTCAGCTGAGTTGCGCAATACGGCTCAGGTGTTGTCCGCGTACGGCCTGCATAAGCTCGATCCGCGGCACGACGTCGGCATCGTGCTGATCGAGGCAGGCCCGCGCATTTTGCCGGCCTTGCAGGAGCGTGTGTCGACGGCCACCGCGGAATTGCTCACCAAGCTCGGCGTGAAGCTGATGATCGGCGAGACCGTGGCGGAGGTCGCGCCCGGCATGATCCGCACGGCCAGCGGCAAAACCGTGCGTGCCGATCTGACGGTGTGGGCGGCGGGCATCAAGGCGCCCGCCATCCTGAGTGAGCTCGACGGCCTGCCGGTCAACCGTCTGGGGCAACTCATCGTGCGCCGCACGCTGCAAACCGAGGTCGACGACAACATCTTCGCGCTCGGCGATTGTGCGGCCTGCCCATGGCCGGGCAACGAGCGCAACGTGCCGCCGCGCGCGCAAGCGGCGCACCAGCAGGCGAGCTTCCTGATGAAGGCGCTTGCGGCCCGGCTGGAGAACAAGCCGCTGCCCGAATTTACCTACCGCGATTTTGGCTCGCTGGTGTCGCTCGGGCACTTCAGCGCGGTCGGCAATCTGATGGGCGGTGTGATCGGCGGCAATATGCTGATCGAAGGGCTGTTCGCGCGCTTCATGTACATGTCGCTGTACCGGCTGCATATCGCGGCGCTGCACGGCTACGCGCGGATGGTGCTCGATACCTTCGCGCACTGGTTGCGGCGCACTACGCTGCCGCGGGTCAAGCTGCACTAA
- a CDS encoding transcriptional regulator GcvA, protein MARQLPPFPALRAFEAAARHESFTAAANELHVTHGAISRQVAAFEMWLGVQVFHRRGKRVRLTDDGRRYLATVQAAFDSIALATDQLRDTGVVHVLRVNALPTFAMKWLLPRLHQFQRKVPNAELRLSTSNAPVETLDSFDVAVRRGPAHWPNCVSGHFLGESETPVCSPALLQRSPINTADDLAKHVLLHSDTRPDAWGNWLSAAGVTAKCRKKQSFDHFYLALQAAVDGLGVALGPLPLLADELASGRLVVPLAGPRIDARGYWWVARREVAQAPLVAQFCEWLQAQGDQTDVAEASDLGAARQNSRALFNAHSTTHT, encoded by the coding sequence ATGGCTCGTCAACTACCTCCTTTTCCTGCGCTGCGCGCCTTCGAAGCTGCGGCACGGCACGAAAGCTTCACTGCCGCGGCGAACGAATTGCATGTGACGCACGGTGCAATCAGCCGGCAAGTCGCGGCGTTTGAAATGTGGCTTGGCGTGCAGGTGTTCCATCGCCGCGGCAAGCGCGTGCGTTTGACCGACGACGGGCGCCGCTATCTGGCTACCGTGCAGGCCGCATTCGACAGCATCGCGCTTGCCACGGACCAATTGCGCGACACCGGCGTCGTTCATGTACTGCGGGTGAATGCATTGCCGACCTTCGCGATGAAATGGCTGCTGCCGCGGCTCCATCAGTTCCAGCGCAAGGTGCCGAATGCGGAGCTGCGCTTATCGACTTCTAACGCACCGGTCGAAACGCTGGATAGCTTCGACGTCGCGGTGCGGCGCGGTCCCGCGCATTGGCCTAATTGCGTGAGCGGTCATTTCCTGGGTGAGAGCGAGACTCCAGTGTGCAGTCCCGCGCTCCTGCAACGCTCGCCGATCAACACAGCCGACGATCTGGCGAAGCATGTGCTGCTGCATTCGGACACGCGTCCCGATGCGTGGGGCAACTGGTTATCCGCCGCGGGCGTAACGGCGAAATGCCGGAAGAAGCAGTCGTTCGATCACTTCTATCTGGCCTTGCAAGCCGCGGTGGATGGACTCGGCGTGGCGCTCGGCCCGTTGCCTTTGCTGGCGGATGAGCTGGCATCGGGACGGCTCGTCGTGCCATTGGCCGGACCGCGTATTGATGCACGCGGCTATTGGTGGGTGGCGAGGCGGGAGGTCGCGCAGGCGCCGCTAGTGGCGCAGTTCTGCGAATGGCTGCAAGCGCAGGGTGATCAGACCGATGTAGCGGAAGCGAGCGACCTGGGGGCCGCCCGCCAGAACTCGCGCGCGTTGTTCAATGCACATTCAACAACGCATACTTAA
- a CDS encoding chromate transporter: MNDTLASLAIIFSQLSLLAFGGGNTILPEMQRQVVDVHHWMPASEFSALFALAQAAPGPNLMIVTLVGWHVAGWAGMLVTSVAKFGPSSLVTILALHAWDRFKDRPWRRYAQMGLVSVTAGIVAASAALIAEASNPTSIAWAITVFTAVLALKTRIHPLWLLAAGSLIGLTGFGQF; this comes from the coding sequence ATGAACGACACACTCGCTTCCCTTGCGATCATTTTCAGCCAGCTTTCGCTGCTCGCGTTCGGTGGCGGCAACACGATTCTTCCGGAGATGCAGCGTCAGGTGGTGGATGTGCATCACTGGATGCCGGCCAGCGAATTCAGCGCGCTGTTCGCGCTCGCGCAGGCGGCGCCTGGGCCGAATCTGATGATCGTGACGCTGGTCGGCTGGCACGTGGCGGGTTGGGCGGGGATGCTGGTGACTTCGGTGGCGAAGTTCGGACCGTCTTCGCTCGTAACGATTCTTGCGCTGCATGCGTGGGATCGATTCAAGGACCGTCCGTGGCGGCGTTACGCGCAAATGGGGCTGGTGTCGGTGACGGCGGGCATTGTTGCGGCAAGTGCGGCCCTGATCGCCGAAGCGTCGAACCCGACGTCGATTGCATGGGCGATCACCGTTTTTACCGCTGTGCTGGCGTTGAAAACGCGCATTCATCCGCTGTGGCTGCTGGCGGCGGGGAGCTTGATTGGGCTGACGGGGTTTGGGCAGTTTTGA
- a CDS encoding TIGR00730 family Rossman fold protein has protein sequence MTKRKVIPSLRSLADQERATAKKARASWQMFTIMAEFIEATEYLSEIRPAVSIYGSARLKPNSPYYKLATQIARKLSDAGFAVISGGGPGIMEAANKGAHAGKAPSVGLNIELPHEQSGNQWQDISLRFRHFFTRKVTFVKNSDAVIVMPGGFGTLDELAEVLTLIQTKKSRHVPIILVGGEFWEGLLAWFKNSLTPMGLINPTDMDLMQVIDDPDQVLEAVLKFYEDREEAEPHPVKSDEDRMFYL, from the coding sequence ATGACTAAGAGAAAAGTGATTCCGAGTCTGCGATCACTCGCAGATCAAGAGCGCGCAACGGCTAAGAAGGCCCGCGCATCGTGGCAGATGTTCACGATTATGGCAGAGTTTATCGAGGCGACCGAGTACCTCTCGGAGATTCGTCCGGCTGTCAGCATCTATGGTTCAGCGCGCCTGAAACCGAACTCGCCGTATTACAAACTTGCCACGCAAATCGCGCGCAAGCTCTCGGACGCGGGCTTCGCGGTCATCTCGGGCGGCGGCCCCGGCATCATGGAAGCAGCCAACAAGGGCGCCCATGCGGGGAAGGCCCCGTCGGTCGGCCTGAACATCGAACTGCCGCACGAGCAATCGGGCAATCAGTGGCAGGACATCTCGCTGCGTTTCCGCCATTTCTTCACGCGCAAAGTCACGTTCGTGAAGAACTCAGACGCGGTGATCGTGATGCCGGGCGGCTTCGGCACGCTAGACGAACTCGCTGAAGTCCTCACGCTGATTCAAACCAAGAAGTCGCGCCACGTGCCGATCATTCTGGTGGGCGGCGAGTTCTGGGAAGGCCTGCTTGCGTGGTTCAAGAACTCGCTGACGCCAATGGGCCTGATCAATCCGACGGATATGGACTTGATGCAGGTGATCGACGATCCGGACCAGGTACTCGAAGCGGTGTTGAAGTTCTATGAAGACCGCGAAGAAGCCGAACCGCATCCGGTCAAATCGGATGAAGACCGGATGTTCTATCTGTAA
- a CDS encoding chromate transporter, translating into MDHDLTSAGAALAPTPTLREIFGGFLGLGLISFGGALPLARRAVVEQRRWLTGAEFTDLLGLCQFLPGGNVINLSVAIGMRFRGVPGALAGLLGLIAGPSMIVIGLGVLYEHTQNDPHVRHLFAGLAAAASGLLISMAVKILLPLRDKPMAALIAALGFIAIAIMRLPLLPTMLVLTPLSIYIASRAAR; encoded by the coding sequence ATGGATCACGATCTCACCTCGGCCGGGGCCGCCTTGGCGCCCACGCCCACATTGCGGGAAATTTTTGGCGGCTTTCTCGGGCTCGGGCTGATCTCGTTCGGCGGCGCACTGCCGCTGGCGCGCCGCGCCGTGGTCGAACAGCGGCGCTGGCTGACCGGCGCGGAATTCACCGACCTGCTCGGCCTTTGCCAATTCCTGCCAGGCGGCAATGTGATCAATCTTTCTGTGGCGATCGGGATGCGCTTTCGCGGCGTGCCGGGTGCGCTGGCGGGTTTGCTCGGATTGATCGCGGGGCCGTCGATGATAGTAATCGGCCTTGGCGTGCTGTATGAGCACACGCAAAACGACCCGCATGTTCGCCATCTGTTTGCCGGTCTCGCGGCGGCGGCGTCCGGCCTGCTGATCTCGATGGCCGTGAAGATCCTGCTGCCGTTACGCGACAAACCCATGGCCGCGCTCATCGCGGCGCTCGGTTTCATCGCGATCGCCATCATGCGCCTGCCGCTTCTGCCTACGATGCTGGTGCTCACGCCGCTCAGCATCTACATCGCGTCGAGGGCCGCACGATGA